The Streptomyces cyaneogriseus subsp. noncyanogenus region GACGACCGGACGGCCCAAAGGCGTCGTCCACCTGCACCGTGACGCGGCCGCCGTCTGCCGCCACTACGCGGGCGGAGTCCTCGGGGCCACCCGGGAGGACGTCCACCTGTCCACCACCAAGGCCTTCCACGCCTACGGACTGGGCAACAGCCTGCTCTTCCCGCTGTGGTCGGGCGCCACCACCGTGCTGCTGTCCGGCTTCCCCGCCCCGCACACCGTGCTGGAGACCGTCGAACGCACCCGCCCCACGCTGTTCTTCTCCGTCCCGGCCCTGTACAACGCCATGCCCCGCTCCCCGGGCGCCGCCGGCCGGGACCTGTCCTCCGTCCGGCTGTGCGTCTCGGCCGCGGAGACCCTCCCCGCACACGTGTGGCACCGCTGGCACGACCTGTACGGGCTCACCATCCTCGACGGCGTGGGCTCCACCGAGATGCTGCACATCTACTGCAGCAACACCCCCGGCGCCGTGCGCCCCGGCTCGTCCGGCCGGCCGGTGCCCGGCTATGAGATCAGGCTCGTCGGCCCGGGCGGCGCCGATGTCACGGGCGAGGGCGGCGGCGAGATGTACGTACGGGGCGGCAGCATGTCGGCGCAGTACTGGCACCGGACGGAGCTGACCCGCTCGGTGCTGCACGGACCCTGGTACCGCACCGGCGACCGTTACCGCCGGGACGGGGACGGTTTCTACTGGTACGAGGGCCGGGCCGACGACATGCTGAAGATCTCCGGACTGTGGGTCGCCCCCACCGAGATCGAGACCTGCCTCCAGCAGCACCCCCGGGTGGCGGAGGCCGCGGTGGTCGCGGTGGACACCGAGCGGCTGGCCCGGATCAAGGCGTTCGTCGTGCTGCGCGACGGCCACCGGGGCAGCGACGCGCTGGCCCGGCAGTTGCGGCAGTGGTGCAAGGACCGGCTCCAGGGCCGCCACTATCCGCATCTCGTCGAGTTCGCCGCGGCCCTGCCCAGGACCACGACCGGCAAGATCCGGCGATCCGCGCTGCGCGGCCGGTCCGCCGAGGACACGCGGAACGCGGCGGCCCGCGCCCGGTGAAGCGGGAGCGGACCGCCGCCGCGGGCGGGAGGGACCGGGTGGCTCAGCCGGCGGCCGGGGCGGCGTTCGGGCTCACATGGACCCCGGCGAGCCGCACCTGGCCGCCGGCGCCGCGGACGACGACCAGAGTGAACCGGAACGCGCCGCTGGCGTCGGCGTCCCCGTTGACGCTCTCCTGCGTCTGGGCCGCCACCACCACCGCCGTCGGTCCGTAGGTCCGCACCCGCGCATCGCTCAGCCGGAAGGACGCGTTGCGTACCGTCCCGGAGCTGTACCGGGCGATCCACTGCGCGCGGCTGCGGAGGAACCCGCGGGGGCCCACGCCCACGAAGTCGTCGGCGAGCAGTTTCTCCAGTGCCGCCGGGTCGCCGTCCTCCTCGGCCCGGCGCCACTCCTCCACGAAGCCGGCGACGGTCTGCTCGGACAGTG contains the following coding sequences:
- a CDS encoding nuclear transport factor 2 family protein, with protein sequence MTSALSEQTVAGFVEEWRRAEEDGDPAALEKLLADDFVGVGPRGFLRSRAQWIARYSSGTVRNASFRLSDARVRTYGPTAVVVAAQTQESVNGDADASGAFRFTLVVVRGAGGQVRLAGVHVSPNAAPAAG
- a CDS encoding benzoate-CoA ligase family protein — protein: MTADHVNLSTLVDRCLEAGLGGKTALVSHQETVCYAELHRRMCAAGRALRALGVHREQRVLLVLDDTPAFFTAFLGACRIGAVPIPLDPRATADQVRFCAEDSYATAAVVHADRYRDLAPALREAGVTVVPAEPTDDGGAPCLRDLLGAHQGGLDPVRTHAEDPAFWLYSSGTTGRPKGVVHLHRDAAAVCRHYAGGVLGATREDVHLSTTKAFHAYGLGNSLLFPLWSGATTVLLSGFPAPHTVLETVERTRPTLFFSVPALYNAMPRSPGAAGRDLSSVRLCVSAAETLPAHVWHRWHDLYGLTILDGVGSTEMLHIYCSNTPGAVRPGSSGRPVPGYEIRLVGPGGADVTGEGGGEMYVRGGSMSAQYWHRTELTRSVLHGPWYRTGDRYRRDGDGFYWYEGRADDMLKISGLWVAPTEIETCLQQHPRVAEAAVVAVDTERLARIKAFVVLRDGHRGSDALARQLRQWCKDRLQGRHYPHLVEFAAALPRTTTGKIRRSALRGRSAEDTRNAAARAR